The following nucleotide sequence is from Longimicrobiales bacterium.
GAGCATGCGCTTGCAGCTGACCTCGTAGGGTATCGCTCAGGTGCTTTGACGGTCACGGTGACCGCTGGGCAGTCTTCGGTAGCCGATTTTGGTCTAAGCCAGACCGCCATCACGCTCAACGAGATCGTCGTTACAGGTGCTGGAGTGGCTACCGAGAAGCGTAAGCTCGGTAACACGATTGCCACGATCGACGCTTCCGCCCTGGATAACGCTCCGATCGCGAACTTCAGTCAGATGATCGCGGGTCGTGAGCCTGGTGTAGTGTCGCTTCCTTCGTCCGGTTATACCGGTGAGGGTGCGCGTATCCGCATCCGTGGTTCCGCGTCGCTCTCGCAGCTCAACGAGCCGATCATCTATGTGGACGGTATCCGCGTGGATCGCTCGGCGGTGCAGTCGTTCAACGGACAGGGTTCGCCCTCCCGTCTGGACGACATTCCGCCCGAGTCGATCGAGCGGGTCGAGATCCTAAAGGGTGCTGCTGCTGCCACGTTGTACGGCACGGAAGCATCTAACGGCGTGATCCAGATCTTCACGAAGCGTGGCCGCGCAGGTGCGCCTCGCTTCACGGCTCAGGCCGACTGGTCGAACATCGTCGCACCGACGAACCGCATCCTCCCTGTTGCTGACTTTGCAGAGAGCGCGGCAGACCAGGCGCGGATTGCCGCGCGTTGGGGTCGTAACGTTCAGCTCTTCGAGCCGTTCCAGGAAGACATCATTCCTGACATGCTCGGCGCCGGTTTTGGCCAGATCTACTCGGCCTCCGTGTCGGGTGGTTCGAATGCCTTCCAGTACTTCGTGTCGGGTCGCCTGACGGATGAAGATGGTCCGTTCGACGCTGCGAAGAACTTCCCGGTCGTGGAAGGTATTGAGCCGGAGACGGATTCGAATCGTCGAGCCTCGGTCACCTCGAACTTCACGATCATCCCGAACAGCAAAATCCGGATCGGCGTCTCGACGCTCTTCTCGGACATGGAGCACCACACGCCGGACAACTCGAACAACATTTACGGTGTGTTCTCCTCGCAGCTCATGACGCAGTTGCGCCTCGCGACCCCCGACAATTACTACGGTAACCCGGCGTTTGCGACGGGTCGTGAGAACATGTACCAGCTGAACTTCGTGAACTCGCAGCACTTTGCGGGCTCGACGAACATTGGCTTCACGCCGACCGACAACTTCCGTCTCGACGGAACGTTCGGTATCGACTTCACGTCGGATGATGCTGTCTCGTTCCGTCCGTACGCGTGGAACGTCGATGGCTTCAGTGGCTCTACACCGGATGGTAGCCGGACCGTGCGGGAGAATCGTAGCCGCGAGATCACAACGGACCTGAAGGGTTCTCACACCTTCCAAACCAACATGTGGGAGAACACGCTTCTCTTCGGGGGACAGGGCTTCATCCGTCAGCGCCAGAGCGCTGGTGGTGGTGGCCGCGACTTCCCGGGCCCCGGCCTGGAGACGTTGTCCGCTCTCGCGTCGGAGAGTTCCAGTGAGAGCTGGCTCCGTGTGACGCAGATTGGTGGTTACCTGCAGGATCAGCTTGGTTGGGACGACTGGGTATTCTTGACCGTCGGTGGACGTTGGGATGCCAACTCCGCGTTCGGTGAAGACTTTGAGACGGCCTTCTACCCGAAGGTTTCCGTCTCAATCGTTCCCAGCCAGGGACTGGATTGGACGAGCGAGACCGTCTCGACGTTCCGTATCCGTTCCGCGCTGGGTAAGTCCGGCCTCCAGCCGGGCGCCTTTGATAAGTTCACCACGTTTTCGCCGCAGCCGTCGGCTGAGGGTCCTGGCGTTCGTCCCAGCAACTTGGGTAACTCCGCCCTGAGGCCTGAGGTTTCGACAGAGTGGGAAGTGGGTGCCGAGATCGGCCTCTTTAACGACAAGTGGTCGGTCGACATGACGTACTGGAACCGCAAGGTGACAGACGCTCTCGTAGCCCGTCAGTTCCCGGTAACGGGTGGGTTCACGTCGACGCAGCTGGATAACATTGGTGAGATGCAGGCTTCGGGCGTCGAGATCAGCCTGCGTGGTGCGCTGATCCAGAGTGAGAGCCTGTCCCTCAACGTGTTTGCGAACACGGCGTACCTGCAGGAAACGATCACCAGCATGGGTGGAGCACCGGCTCTTAAGACCGGTGGTTCGTACCCGCGCTACCGCAACTACCTCGTCGAAGGTTCCACACCAGGTGCGTTCTTCGGTGCCAAGATTGCGGACGTGGCGATTCCGTTGAACCTCGATGGTTCCTGCACGGAGCCGTCGCTGGCCCAGGCGCTCGCGTACTTTGCGGGCCCGGTCAACCCGAGCAGTTTCAAGCCGCTCGCGATCGGTAACGACGGATCCAACAACACGTTCGGTGATCCGAACGGTCAGTTCGCTTCAAATAACTGCGGAGAGGGCCTGCTCGAGTCGTATCTCGGCAAGCCGTCGCCTTCTTGGGCTGGTTCTGCCGGCTTCAACATGTCCTTCGCAGGCAACTTCGAATTAAGCACCTTGTTCGAGTACAAGTTTGGTCACCAGGTGCAGGATCTGTCGGGTATGTTCCGTCGGTCAAACTCCGTGATCGGCCGCAACACGCCGCGCTCGGCTGAGCTCGAGTCGATCATGAAGAACCCGGCATCGTCCGCGCAGGCCCGTCTCGACGCGGCTGTTTCGTGGGCTCGTGAAGTTGAAGGTCTGTCGCCGATGTCAGGCATGAACGGCGTCTTCGATGCCAGCTGGATCCAGTTGCGTGAGGTGTCGCTCACGTACCGGGTACCGGCCGACATCGTTTCGGGCTGGGGACTGTCCACCGCCACCGTCAACCTCGGTGCGCGGAACTTGAAGATGTTCATGCTTGGTGATTACACGGGCATGGATCCCGAGGGCAACGTCCTCGGCCGCTGCAACGGCGGACTCAACTGTAACTTCCTCGATTCGACCGAAGGGTGGGGGATCCCGATCCCACGTCGGCTGACACTTTCCACTCGCGTCACGTTCTAAGGGGGACGACTAATGATTAAGCAATTGAAAGCTCCCGCGGTGATGCTTGCAGCGACCGTGGCCCTCACCGGCTGTGATCTGCTGGACGTCAGCAATCCCAACAACCTGGTGGAGGCTTCGATTCGTAACGAAGCCGCAGCATCTGCCGTGGTGAACGGGTCACTGGCTTTAGTATCATCGTCGATTTCCCAGTCCTGGCAGCCGTACCTCGTCGCATCTGACGAGTTGTACTGGATCGGCTCACGCGATGCGTGGGGCTCGCTGGACCAGGGATTTGTAGACGATCCTCTCAATGAGTTCATCGACGGTCCGTTCCCAGCTTTGGGGCAGGCCCGGTGGATGAGTGACGAGGCTGTTGAGATTCTCGCCGGGCATGTCGCGGAGAGCCCGAGTACGGCCATGACTTACGATTTGGCCCGTGCCAACTTGTACTCCGGCATTCAGTACATGTTGATCGGTGAGACGCAGGAGGATTTTGCGTTCTCCGACAAGACCGAAGACGGGCCGCCGGTTGGCCCGGCCAACATGTTCCAGGTTCTCGACGGTGCGATCTCGCGCCTGGACGCTGCGGTGTCCGGTGCGAATGCCGTCGGTGACGCTGACCTCGCTATGAGGGCGATGGCGATACGTGCGCGCGCGCATCAGTCGCGTGCGATCTGGGACGCCATCAACCCGTCGCCTTCGGGCAACGGACTCGTCAACGCGGCAGCTGCCGCGGCTGACGCTAACGCAGTGATTGCCGCTGCGGGTGGCGCGACGGCTGACTGGACGTACAACCTTACGTACTCCAGCGGCACGGTCAGCAACTCGATGGCGAGCTGGGTGAACGACCGGAAAGAGAACCAGATCGATCTTTCGATCGTGACGGTTAATGCCGCGAACGACATCAACGGCATCGCTCTCATGGATCCGATCGACAACGTCGCGGATCCTGCGGTGATCAGGATTCTCAACCAGTGGAAGGGTGGAAACTATCTGTCAAAGGGTGGCGTTTATGAGCCCATGACGGTGTCCTCCACTCGGTTGATGCATCTGATTTTGGCTGAAAATGCGCTCGCCGGCGGCAACAACGCTGGATTCACAGAGCACATCAACCACATCCGTTCCATGGACGGGTCGACCTTGTTCAGCGGCCAGATCTCGAACATGGATATGCTGAAGCACACGCGTCGTGTGAACGTCATGCTCCAGG
It contains:
- a CDS encoding SusC/RagA family TonB-linked outer membrane protein, which produces MTRPTSARLTFGVALAVAALVGWSPAPVAAQTTGTLVGVVKDAASQRPLEAVQVYIGGTGIGALTNAAGRFLLLNVPAGEHALAADLVGYRSGALTVTVTAGQSSVADFGLSQTAITLNEIVVTGAGVATEKRKLGNTIATIDASALDNAPIANFSQMIAGREPGVVSLPSSGYTGEGARIRIRGSASLSQLNEPIIYVDGIRVDRSAVQSFNGQGSPSRLDDIPPESIERVEILKGAAAATLYGTEASNGVIQIFTKRGRAGAPRFTAQADWSNIVAPTNRILPVADFAESAADQARIAARWGRNVQLFEPFQEDIIPDMLGAGFGQIYSASVSGGSNAFQYFVSGRLTDEDGPFDAAKNFPVVEGIEPETDSNRRASVTSNFTIIPNSKIRIGVSTLFSDMEHHTPDNSNNIYGVFSSQLMTQLRLATPDNYYGNPAFATGRENMYQLNFVNSQHFAGSTNIGFTPTDNFRLDGTFGIDFTSDDAVSFRPYAWNVDGFSGSTPDGSRTVRENRSREITTDLKGSHTFQTNMWENTLLFGGQGFIRQRQSAGGGGRDFPGPGLETLSALASESSSESWLRVTQIGGYLQDQLGWDDWVFLTVGGRWDANSAFGEDFETAFYPKVSVSIVPSQGLDWTSETVSTFRIRSALGKSGLQPGAFDKFTTFSPQPSAEGPGVRPSNLGNSALRPEVSTEWEVGAEIGLFNDKWSVDMTYWNRKVTDALVARQFPVTGGFTSTQLDNIGEMQASGVEISLRGALIQSESLSLNVFANTAYLQETITSMGGAPALKTGGSYPRYRNYLVEGSTPGAFFGAKIADVAIPLNLDGSCTEPSLAQALAYFAGPVNPSSFKPLAIGNDGSNNTFGDPNGQFASNNCGEGLLESYLGKPSPSWAGSAGFNMSFAGNFELSTLFEYKFGHQVQDLSGMFRRSNSVIGRNTPRSAELESIMKNPASSAQARLDAAVSWAREVEGLSPMSGMNGVFDASWIQLREVSLTYRVPADIVSGWGLSTATVNLGARNLKMFMLGDYTGMDPEGNVLGRCNGGLNCNFLDSTEGWGIPIPRRLTLSTRVTF